Proteins encoded within one genomic window of Mya arenaria isolate MELC-2E11 chromosome 13, ASM2691426v1:
- the LOC128213549 gene encoding uncharacterized protein LOC128213549 isoform X2, with amino-acid sequence MNQSNLPQDESRRVMLADGHGDDEPPQPNDSSYGQSNRRSTVRRWIPKILIGTVLLALGFVIGYCINHQIKLEENSNPLQLISKEQGAIFLRDQNSPDLLVNPKQPCNDSHYCEKCRATVISSEHRPKPEGKSSILVAYNLRRTCAKSDFIKEPDCFPCNGSCISSDELRKLVGDHIKCNDTTVEVTCCHLVQMAPDKYCGKNGDLICKNNTEPPFCNCKCNWTGEMCDKMDVQKVMCNCFTLGKPIAYADSMKSCNDAGRPANWTECILDGKREDTAMNCICAPLNTTDIRFHLDEKKDLQNCSFSQS; translated from the exons ATGAATCAGTCAAATTTGCCTCAAGACGAGAGTCGGAGGGTGATGCTTGCTGATGGACATGGTGATGACGAACCTCCTCAACCGAATGACAGCAGCTATGGCCAG AGCAACAGGCGATCAACCGTTCGACGCTGGATTCCTAAAATATTG ATCGGTACCGTTTTACTTGCGTTAGGTTTCGTTATCGGATATTGCATCAATCATCAAATAAAACTCGAAGAAAACAGTAACCCTCTCCAGCTAATATCTAAAGAACAGGGTGCGATATTTCTCCGAGATCAAA ATAGCCCTGATCTCCTTGTGAACCCTAAGCAACCCTGTAATGATAGCCATTACTGCGAGAAATGTAGAGCGACTGTAATTTCTTCTGAACATCGGCCTAAACCTGAAGGCAAGAGCTCTATTTTGGTGGCATATAACTTac gacGAACATGCGCAAAAAGTGATTTCATCAAAGAGCCCG ATTGTTTCCCATGCAATGGAAGTTGTATTTCATCGGATGAACTGAGAAAGCTCGTGGGTGACCATATTAAATGTAATGACACCACTGTGGAAGTTACAT gCTGTCACCTGGTTCAAATGGCCCCTGATAAATACTGCGGGAAGAACGGTGATCTCATTTGCAAAAACAACACAGAACCGCCTTTTTGCAACTGCAAATGCAACTGGACAGGAGAGATGTGTGACAAAATGGATGTCCAAAAG GTAATGTGCAATTGTTTCACTCTTGGGAAACCCATTGCCTATGCGGACAGTATGAAGTCTTGCAACGATGCTGGACGACCTGCAAACTGGACTGAGTGCATTTTAGACGGAAAACGAGAAGATACGGCAATGAACTGTATCTGCGCTCCTTTAAATACAACAGATATAAGAT TTCATCTTGATGAAAAGAAAGATCTACAGAATTGCAGTTTTTCACAGTCTTAA
- the LOC128213549 gene encoding uncharacterized protein LOC128213549 isoform X1, which produces MNQSNLPQDESRRVMLADGHGDDEPPQPNDSSYGQSNRRSTVRRWIPKILIGTVLLALGFVIGYCINHQIKLEENSNPLQLISKEQGAIFLRDQNSPDLLVNPKQPCNDSHYCEKCRATVISSEHRPKPEDSAANTLISRGLRMPMRRTCAKSDFIKEPDCFPCNGSCISSDELRKLVGDHIKCNDTTVEVTCCHLVQMAPDKYCGKNGDLICKNNTEPPFCNCKCNWTGEMCDKMDVQKVMCNCFTLGKPIAYADSMKSCNDAGRPANWTECILDGKREDTAMNCICAPLNTTDIRFHLDEKKDLQNCSFSQS; this is translated from the exons ATGAATCAGTCAAATTTGCCTCAAGACGAGAGTCGGAGGGTGATGCTTGCTGATGGACATGGTGATGACGAACCTCCTCAACCGAATGACAGCAGCTATGGCCAG AGCAACAGGCGATCAACCGTTCGACGCTGGATTCCTAAAATATTG ATCGGTACCGTTTTACTTGCGTTAGGTTTCGTTATCGGATATTGCATCAATCATCAAATAAAACTCGAAGAAAACAGTAACCCTCTCCAGCTAATATCTAAAGAACAGGGTGCGATATTTCTCCGAGATCAAA ATAGCCCTGATCTCCTTGTGAACCCTAAGCAACCCTGTAATGATAGCCATTACTGCGAGAAATGTAGAGCGACTGTAATTTCTTCTGAACATCGGCCTAAACCTGAAG attcagCCGCTAACACGTTAATTAGTAGAGGTTTGCGAATGCCAATGa gacGAACATGCGCAAAAAGTGATTTCATCAAAGAGCCCG ATTGTTTCCCATGCAATGGAAGTTGTATTTCATCGGATGAACTGAGAAAGCTCGTGGGTGACCATATTAAATGTAATGACACCACTGTGGAAGTTACAT gCTGTCACCTGGTTCAAATGGCCCCTGATAAATACTGCGGGAAGAACGGTGATCTCATTTGCAAAAACAACACAGAACCGCCTTTTTGCAACTGCAAATGCAACTGGACAGGAGAGATGTGTGACAAAATGGATGTCCAAAAG GTAATGTGCAATTGTTTCACTCTTGGGAAACCCATTGCCTATGCGGACAGTATGAAGTCTTGCAACGATGCTGGACGACCTGCAAACTGGACTGAGTGCATTTTAGACGGAAAACGAGAAGATACGGCAATGAACTGTATCTGCGCTCCTTTAAATACAACAGATATAAGAT TTCATCTTGATGAAAAGAAAGATCTACAGAATTGCAGTTTTTCACAGTCTTAA
- the LOC128213549 gene encoding uncharacterized protein LOC128213549 isoform X3: protein MNQSNLPQDESRRVMLADGHGDDEPPQPNDSSYGQSNRRSTVRRWIPKILIGTVLLALGFVIGYCINHQIKLEENSNPLQLISKEQGAIFLRDQNSPDLLVNPKQPCNDSHYCEKCRATVISSEHRPKPEGRTCAKSDFIKEPDCFPCNGSCISSDELRKLVGDHIKCNDTTVEVTCCHLVQMAPDKYCGKNGDLICKNNTEPPFCNCKCNWTGEMCDKMDVQKVMCNCFTLGKPIAYADSMKSCNDAGRPANWTECILDGKREDTAMNCICAPLNTTDIRFHLDEKKDLQNCSFSQS from the exons ATGAATCAGTCAAATTTGCCTCAAGACGAGAGTCGGAGGGTGATGCTTGCTGATGGACATGGTGATGACGAACCTCCTCAACCGAATGACAGCAGCTATGGCCAG AGCAACAGGCGATCAACCGTTCGACGCTGGATTCCTAAAATATTG ATCGGTACCGTTTTACTTGCGTTAGGTTTCGTTATCGGATATTGCATCAATCATCAAATAAAACTCGAAGAAAACAGTAACCCTCTCCAGCTAATATCTAAAGAACAGGGTGCGATATTTCTCCGAGATCAAA ATAGCCCTGATCTCCTTGTGAACCCTAAGCAACCCTGTAATGATAGCCATTACTGCGAGAAATGTAGAGCGACTGTAATTTCTTCTGAACATCGGCCTAAACCTGAAG gacGAACATGCGCAAAAAGTGATTTCATCAAAGAGCCCG ATTGTTTCCCATGCAATGGAAGTTGTATTTCATCGGATGAACTGAGAAAGCTCGTGGGTGACCATATTAAATGTAATGACACCACTGTGGAAGTTACAT gCTGTCACCTGGTTCAAATGGCCCCTGATAAATACTGCGGGAAGAACGGTGATCTCATTTGCAAAAACAACACAGAACCGCCTTTTTGCAACTGCAAATGCAACTGGACAGGAGAGATGTGTGACAAAATGGATGTCCAAAAG GTAATGTGCAATTGTTTCACTCTTGGGAAACCCATTGCCTATGCGGACAGTATGAAGTCTTGCAACGATGCTGGACGACCTGCAAACTGGACTGAGTGCATTTTAGACGGAAAACGAGAAGATACGGCAATGAACTGTATCTGCGCTCCTTTAAATACAACAGATATAAGAT TTCATCTTGATGAAAAGAAAGATCTACAGAATTGCAGTTTTTCACAGTCTTAA